One region of Bosea sp. 29B genomic DNA includes:
- a CDS encoding SDR family NAD(P)-dependent oxidoreductase, which produces MAQDFAGKRVIVMGGSRGIGRAIALGFAARGAAVSICARSTGPLEATRREIEAFGVTAHAASVDLADASAIEAYVPEAVKALGGLDVLVNNASGFGHSDDEEGWAASLTIDMMAIVRGSHAAIAHLKPGSSIVNISSISALRASSRSAPYGAIKAAVMHYTASQAKMLAKQGIRVNGVAPGSIEFPGGTWEDRKTSNPELYRSTLASIPFGRMGKPEEVAEVVLFLASDKASWVTAQTIVVDGGQLVGP; this is translated from the coding sequence ATGGCCCAGGACTTCGCCGGCAAGCGCGTGATCGTGATGGGCGGCAGCCGCGGCATCGGGCGCGCGATCGCGCTGGGGTTCGCGGCGCGAGGTGCCGCGGTGTCAATTTGTGCGCGGAGTACGGGGCCGCTCGAAGCGACGCGCCGGGAGATCGAGGCGTTCGGCGTGACCGCACATGCGGCCAGCGTCGATCTCGCCGATGCAAGCGCGATCGAGGCCTATGTACCCGAGGCGGTCAAGGCTCTCGGCGGCCTGGATGTCCTCGTCAACAACGCCTCCGGCTTCGGCCATTCCGATGACGAGGAGGGCTGGGCCGCCTCGCTGACAATCGACATGATGGCGATCGTCCGCGGCAGCCATGCCGCGATCGCGCATCTGAAGCCGGGCTCGTCGATCGTGAACATCTCCTCGATCTCGGCGCTGCGGGCATCGTCGCGCTCGGCGCCCTATGGCGCGATCAAGGCGGCGGTGATGCACTACACGGCAAGCCAGGCGAAGATGCTGGCGAAGCAGGGCATCAGGGTGAACGGCGTCGCGCCCGGCTCGATCGAGTTCCCCGGCGGGACATGGGAGGATCGGAAGACCTCGAACCCCGAACTCTATCGCTCGACCCTGGCCAGCATCCCCTTCGGCCGGATGGGCAAGCCGGAGGAGGTTGCCGAGGTCGTGCTCTTCCTGGCCTCCGACAAGGCGAGCTGGGTCACCGCCCAGACCATCGTTGTCGATGGCGGGCAGCTCGTCGGACCCTGA
- a CDS encoding EAL domain-containing protein, producing the protein MRRRLILPIAIGLGISLGLLPLAAAYYLSQQRAIATERVHLKDYARWTLQRADLVVTRAKDALRRLVMENHALCSPLHLERLQQLTKDVLSVEKIDVFKDGTLVCDSWGASTSPEPMRKPDIVLSQDFGLVIASGPTLQRPPAEMVAVAYGPYQALIKKERLIDVLHDTPMVIGIATYDGRLLALSGRTDPLLVRQLSLEETSGTTGQKVFSSLRSADFIAFAISDHSVVAWRTDSELWKLIPIGLAMSASIIALIIWASRQRMSLAGELKTGIVYREFVAHYQPIIELATGRCVGAEALVRWPKPDGTWVRPDLFITYAEDHHMIAPVTDIMIARVLEDMATALRADPSLHIAINISAEDIQSGRFLDVLSPALEKAQVDPAQVWLEATERSFIEADAARATLERARQLGHTIAIDDFGTGYSSLSLLESLPLNALKIDKSFIDAIGREAATSIVTPSIIDMAHTLTFVVVAEGVEKAEQAAYLKAAGVEFAQGWLYSKALPPGEFLRFYRQRNEGAPVPEAA; encoded by the coding sequence ATGCGCCGCCGCTTGATCCTGCCCATCGCGATTGGGCTTGGCATCAGCTTGGGCTTGCTACCTCTGGCAGCTGCCTATTACCTGTCGCAGCAGCGGGCCATTGCGACCGAACGCGTACATTTGAAGGATTATGCGAGGTGGACCTTGCAGCGGGCCGACCTGGTGGTCACGCGAGCCAAGGATGCTTTGCGCCGGCTGGTGATGGAAAACCATGCGCTGTGCTCACCGCTCCACCTGGAGCGATTGCAGCAATTGACCAAGGATGTCCTCTCCGTAGAGAAAATCGATGTTTTCAAAGATGGGACGTTGGTCTGCGACAGTTGGGGGGCCTCGACGAGTCCGGAGCCGATGCGAAAGCCGGATATCGTCCTGTCGCAAGATTTTGGCCTCGTCATAGCTTCGGGGCCGACGTTGCAGCGTCCGCCCGCCGAGATGGTAGCGGTCGCATACGGGCCTTACCAGGCGCTCATCAAGAAGGAACGCCTGATCGACGTCCTGCACGACACCCCGATGGTTATCGGGATCGCCACATATGACGGCAGACTCCTCGCCTTGTCAGGGCGCACCGATCCTCTTCTGGTGCGGCAGCTCTCGCTGGAGGAGACCAGTGGTACAACTGGTCAGAAGGTGTTCTCGTCGCTGCGCAGCGCTGATTTCATTGCTTTCGCCATCTCGGACCACAGCGTCGTCGCCTGGCGCACCGATAGCGAGCTCTGGAAACTCATCCCAATCGGCTTGGCGATGTCGGCGAGCATCATCGCATTGATCATCTGGGCATCGCGCCAGCGCATGTCGCTGGCAGGCGAGCTGAAGACAGGAATCGTCTACCGCGAGTTCGTGGCGCACTATCAGCCCATCATCGAGCTTGCGACCGGCAGATGCGTTGGAGCTGAAGCGCTTGTCCGATGGCCCAAACCGGACGGCACCTGGGTCCGGCCGGATCTTTTCATCACCTATGCTGAAGACCATCACATGATCGCACCCGTGACCGACATCATGATCGCGCGGGTGCTGGAAGACATGGCGACGGCGCTGCGAGCCGATCCCTCGTTGCACATCGCGATCAACATCTCGGCCGAAGACATCCAGAGCGGCCGCTTCCTGGACGTGCTCTCCCCCGCCCTCGAGAAAGCGCAAGTCGACCCGGCGCAAGTCTGGCTCGAGGCAACCGAGCGCAGCTTCATCGAGGCCGACGCGGCTCGCGCCACGCTCGAGCGGGCACGGCAACTCGGGCACACCATCGCGATCGACGATTTTGGAACGGGGTATTCCAGCCTGTCCCTTCTGGAAAGCCTGCCCCTCAATGCGCTCAAGATCGACAAGTCATTCATCGATGCCATCGGCCGCGAGGCTGCGACCAGCATCGTGACGCCATCCATCATCGACATGGCGCATACCCTGACATTCGTCGTCGTGGCGGAAGGTGTGGAGAAGGCGGAGCAGGCAGCCTATCTGAAAGCCGCCGGTGTCGAGTTCGCGCAGGGCTGGCTCTACTCCAAGGCCTTGCCACCCGGAGAGTTTCTTCGGTTTTACAGGCAACGCAACGAAGGGGCTCCGGTACCGGAAGCAGCGTGA
- a CDS encoding LysR substrate-binding domain-containing protein, which produces MNYSIWMIGAVHAAGAKGLAMLRNIDIDLLRSFVTIAELRSFTRAAAALARTQSTISTQVRKLEEIAGQTLLQRSPQEVLLTRAGEDFLGYARRIVALHDEALDVVRARNVSGRVRLAVMDDYATVVLPETLARFARSHPEVELEVTTGFTRDLIGSLGEAFDLVLATQKAGDGSGEVLRSERTAWAWSDRHDFPPAGPLPLALLTAPNMYREWALAALNEAGRPWRILFSSSSIGAVEAVAAAGAALTVVKAGTAREGLRLLGEADGLPPLPASEIALHLAPGRPAPAARAFAVFLIETLKVGAG; this is translated from the coding sequence TTGAATTATTCGATTTGGATGATCGGCGCCGTCCATGCTGCGGGCGCGAAAGGCCTTGCGATGCTGCGCAATATCGACATCGACCTGCTGCGTTCCTTCGTCACCATCGCGGAACTGCGCTCCTTCACCCGCGCCGCCGCCGCGCTCGCCCGCACGCAGTCGACGATCTCGACGCAGGTGCGCAAGCTCGAGGAGATCGCTGGCCAGACCCTGCTGCAGCGCTCGCCACAGGAGGTCCTCCTGACCCGCGCCGGCGAGGATTTCCTCGGCTACGCCCGCCGCATCGTCGCGCTGCATGACGAGGCGCTCGACGTCGTCCGGGCACGAAACGTCTCCGGCCGCGTCCGGCTCGCGGTGATGGACGACTACGCCACCGTTGTCCTGCCCGAGACGCTCGCCCGTTTCGCCCGCTCCCATCCCGAGGTCGAGCTCGAGGTGACCACCGGCTTCACCCGCGACCTGATCGGCAGCCTCGGCGAGGCCTTCGACCTCGTATTGGCGACGCAGAAGGCAGGGGACGGCAGCGGCGAGGTGCTGCGCAGCGAGCGTACCGCCTGGGCCTGGTCCGACCGCCACGACTTTCCACCGGCAGGACCATTGCCGCTCGCCTTGCTCACGGCACCGAACATGTACCGCGAATGGGCGCTCGCGGCGCTGAACGAGGCCGGCCGGCCCTGGCGCATCCTGTTCTCCTCCTCCAGCATCGGCGCGGTCGAGGCGGTCGCCGCCGCTGGCGCGGCGCTCACCGTGGTCAAGGCCGGCACGGCCCGCGAGGGATTGCGCCTGCTCGGCGAGGCCGATGGCCTGCCTCCCCTGCCCGCCTCGGAGATCGCCTTGCATCTGGCTCCAGGCCGCCCCGCTCCGGCCGCTCGCGCCTTCGCGGTCTTCCTCATCGAGACATTGAAGGTTGGCGCCGGGTGA
- a CDS encoding long-chain-fatty-acid--CoA ligase — MLGLMQNWPLLIHRIIDHAAIQHGTREVVSRSVEGPIRRTTYADIRQSALRIGKRLTREGIRLGDRVATLAWNTDRHLALWYGISGMGAITHTVNPRLFPEQIAQLIDHAEDRLVFFDLTFVALMEGLQDKLPSVERYIVLTDAAHMPQTSLRNAVAYEDWLAEVDADFAWAAFDESTAAGLCYTSGTTGGPKGVLYSHRSNVLHAMGCAQPDYMGLSARTVVLPVVPLFHANSWSLAFSAPMTGAKLVMPGMKLDGASLLELLNDEKVTLTAAVPTVWLGLLQHLEATGGKLDTLKRVVIGGSACPRAMTEAFETKYGVTVDHAWGMTEMSPIGSFCSIKPIYADLTGDALYDLKVKQGHPQFGVEFRLTDDDGADLPWDGKTFGCLKVRGPAVAGAYYRHDQPILDEHGFFDTGDVATIDPHGYMQVTDRSKDVIKSGGEWISSIELENLAIGHPDVAEAAVIGVAHPKWDERPLLVIVPKPGRTPGRDEMLAFMAGKVAKWWLPDDVVLVEAIPHTATGKIQKTALREMFREYRLPG, encoded by the coding sequence ATGCTCGGGCTGATGCAGAATTGGCCGCTGCTGATCCACCGGATCATCGATCATGCAGCGATCCAGCATGGCACGCGTGAAGTCGTCTCCCGCAGCGTCGAAGGGCCGATCCGGCGCACGACCTATGCCGATATCCGCCAGAGCGCGCTCAGGATCGGCAAGAGGCTGACGCGCGAAGGCATCCGCCTCGGCGACCGCGTCGCAACGCTCGCCTGGAACACCGACCGGCATCTTGCGCTCTGGTACGGCATCAGCGGCATGGGTGCGATCACCCACACCGTCAATCCGCGGCTCTTCCCGGAGCAGATCGCCCAATTGATCGATCATGCCGAGGACCGGCTGGTCTTCTTCGACCTGACCTTCGTTGCGCTGATGGAAGGCCTGCAGGACAAGCTGCCATCAGTCGAGCGCTACATCGTCCTGACCGACGCCGCGCATATGCCGCAGACCTCGCTCCGGAACGCCGTCGCTTACGAGGACTGGCTCGCCGAGGTCGATGCCGATTTCGCCTGGGCCGCGTTCGACGAGAGCACTGCGGCCGGGCTCTGCTACACCTCGGGCACGACCGGCGGACCCAAGGGCGTGCTCTATTCGCACCGCTCCAACGTGCTGCACGCCATGGGCTGCGCCCAGCCGGACTATATGGGCCTGTCGGCACGGACCGTCGTCCTGCCGGTGGTGCCGCTCTTCCACGCCAACAGCTGGTCGCTCGCCTTCTCGGCGCCGATGACCGGGGCGAAGCTGGTGATGCCCGGCATGAAGCTCGACGGCGCCTCGCTCCTCGAACTGCTCAACGATGAAAAGGTGACGCTGACCGCGGCGGTGCCGACGGTCTGGCTCGGCCTGCTGCAGCATCTGGAAGCGACCGGCGGCAAGCTCGACACGCTGAAGCGCGTGGTGATCGGCGGCTCGGCCTGCCCGCGGGCGATGACCGAGGCGTTCGAGACAAAGTACGGCGTCACCGTCGACCATGCCTGGGGCATGACCGAGATGAGCCCGATCGGCTCGTTCTGCTCGATCAAGCCGATCTATGCCGATCTCACGGGCGATGCGCTCTACGACCTCAAGGTCAAGCAGGGCCATCCGCAGTTCGGTGTCGAATTCCGCCTGACCGATGATGATGGCGCCGACCTGCCCTGGGACGGCAAGACCTTCGGGTGCCTGAAGGTGCGTGGGCCCGCCGTCGCTGGCGCCTATTACAGGCATGACCAGCCGATCCTCGACGAGCACGGCTTCTTTGACACTGGCGATGTCGCGACGATCGACCCGCACGGCTACATGCAGGTCACCGACCGCTCCAAGGACGTGATCAAGTCCGGCGGCGAATGGATCTCCTCGATCGAGCTCGAAAACCTCGCCATCGGCCATCCCGATGTGGCGGAAGCCGCCGTGATCGGCGTTGCCCATCCGAAATGGGACGAGCGGCCGCTCTTGGTGATCGTGCCCAAGCCCGGCAGGACGCCCGGCCGCGACGAGATGCTCGCCTTCATGGCCGGCAAGGTCGCGAAATGGTGGCTGCCCGACGATGTCGTGCTGGTCGAAGCGATCCCGCACACCGCGACCGGCAAGATCCAGAAGACGGCGCTGCGCGAGATGTTCAGGGAGTATCGGTTGCCGGGGTGA
- a CDS encoding alpha/beta hydrolase, translating to MTTIDQRDALLRLGEHQLFTRSWTPSDPKADRLTPVLLFHDSLGAIELWRSFPEKLATATGRRVVAYDRLGFGRSDPHPGTLGLDFVADEAESVVPQLCDQLGLCDFIACGHSVGGCMAIETAARWPGRCQALVTIAAQTFIEDRTLAGIRVAQQDFQNPDNFARLARYHGDKTPWVLEAWIGTWLSPAFADWTLDRPLAAMRCPVLAIHGELDEYGSLRHPPRIAEGRGETLILPGVGHVPHREAEDVLVAAIAGFLAAI from the coding sequence GTGACCACGATCGACCAACGGGATGCCCTGCTCCGGCTCGGCGAGCACCAGCTCTTCACGCGCAGCTGGACGCCCTCGGATCCCAAGGCGGACCGGCTCACGCCGGTTCTGCTCTTCCACGACTCGCTCGGCGCGATCGAGCTCTGGCGCAGCTTCCCCGAAAAGCTGGCAACCGCGACCGGCCGGCGCGTCGTCGCCTATGACCGCCTCGGCTTCGGCCGTTCCGATCCGCATCCGGGAACGCTCGGCCTCGATTTCGTCGCGGACGAGGCGGAGAGCGTCGTCCCGCAGCTCTGCGACCAACTCGGCCTCTGCGATTTCATCGCCTGCGGCCATAGCGTTGGCGGCTGCATGGCGATCGAGACGGCGGCGCGCTGGCCCGGCCGCTGCCAGGCCCTCGTCACCATCGCCGCCCAGACCTTCATCGAGGATCGGACGCTGGCCGGGATCAGGGTGGCGCAGCAGGATTTCCAGAACCCGGACAACTTCGCCCGGCTGGCGCGCTATCACGGCGACAAGACGCCCTGGGTGCTCGAAGCCTGGATCGGGACCTGGCTCTCCCCCGCCTTCGCGGACTGGACGCTCGACCGGCCGCTGGCCGCGATGCGCTGCCCGGTCCTCGCCATCCATGGCGAACTGGACGAATACGGCTCGCTCCGCCATCCCCCGCGCATCGCCGAGGGGCGCGGCGAGACGCTGATCCTGCCGGGAGTAGGCCATGTCCCGCATCGCGAGGCAGAAGATGTTCTCGTCGCGGCGATCGCGGGTTTCCTGGCCGCAATTTAA
- a CDS encoding MarR family transcriptional regulator produces MNALSVPRPIPAPEPIEPDRVWFRFMRLHQRMLGQMTARIRELGLSIPQFDLLSTLSEREGISQSELAERLYVTKGNVSGLVDRLVQAGLVERRAIVGDRRSYAMHLTAEGRRLADAGMTTQRDYVAQTLGKLPHEDLAELDRLVLAWRERARALDTP; encoded by the coding sequence ATGAACGCCTTGTCAGTGCCGCGCCCAATCCCCGCCCCGGAACCCATCGAGCCGGATCGCGTCTGGTTCCGCTTCATGCGCCTGCATCAGCGCATGCTCGGCCAGATGACAGCGCGCATCCGCGAGCTCGGTCTCTCCATCCCGCAATTCGACCTGCTCTCGACCCTGAGCGAGCGCGAGGGCATCAGCCAGAGCGAGCTCGCCGAGCGGCTCTACGTCACCAAGGGCAATGTCTCCGGCCTGGTCGACCGGCTGGTGCAGGCGGGACTGGTCGAGCGCCGCGCCATCGTCGGCGACCGGCGCTCCTATGCGATGCACCTGACAGCAGAAGGCCGGCGCCTCGCCGACGCCGGCATGACGACGCAGCGCGATTATGTTGCCCAGACGCTCGGCAAGCTCCCGCACGAGGACCTCGCCGAGCTCGACCGGCTGGTGCTGGCCTGGCGCGAGCGCGCCCGCGCCCTCGACACGCCCTGA
- a CDS encoding methyl-accepting chemotaxis protein: protein MRLAANLTIKQIFLCIAGLFAALIAAIIGAWYFQQQAVGARAGAYRQAHTSYLLADEFRQSSDDLTRLARTFAVTGNARYEQQYLEVIAMRSGEKPRPVEPHRIYWDLVLDNAVRPRGPGQTKALLTEMKEAGFTEAEFAKLGQAAAKSDGLVALETRAMNAAKGLFEDGSGKYTVKKERDLNLARELLFSADYDRMKGEIMKPVDEFFGLVEARTNARLDATGATVSQIQWVFNLLLGTLVALMLATGALIVSRVIRPLAAIKTSIDGLSNGELETPIPQTGRHDEVGAVATALLLFRDKLVQIRALEAQERAEAAARAARAEAMSRVVSDVGEVVAAAADGDFSARLQIDDADEQMQKLVAGINEINAVVDGATTEFVAVLQRVADGDLTQDIATQYRGRFGELKSAVNETVERLSSTVKTIQLTSADVGLSAREIATGADDLSKRTEEQASSLEESAATTEELAASVKASAQASRQAATTAEEAMRAAEGGGEIAGKAVSAMARIEEASKKISDITRVIDDIAFQTNLLALNAAVEAARAGDAGKGFAVVASEVRTLAQRSGEAAKDISTLISSSNVEVGEGVKLVRQAGDALTQILAASQKVASTIADISSAAAEQANGIEEMSQTVAHMDEMTQQNAALSEQSAASANALNQRITQLNDLVAAFKTGGDAAATASMSHAAPARSAAVRKPAAAEPQRLQQLAATAFSPAPRKVANAGKHGDSGWAEF from the coding sequence ATGCGCCTGGCAGCCAATCTCACCATCAAGCAGATATTCCTGTGCATTGCAGGACTCTTCGCCGCCCTGATCGCGGCCATCATCGGGGCGTGGTATTTCCAGCAGCAGGCTGTCGGTGCCCGGGCCGGCGCCTATCGCCAGGCCCACACATCCTATTTGCTCGCCGACGAATTTCGGCAGAGCTCAGACGACCTGACGCGGCTGGCGCGAACCTTCGCTGTCACCGGCAATGCGCGTTACGAGCAGCAATACCTCGAAGTCATCGCCATGCGCAGCGGCGAGAAGCCCCGTCCCGTCGAGCCGCATCGGATCTACTGGGACCTCGTCCTCGACAATGCCGTGCGCCCCCGCGGCCCGGGCCAGACCAAGGCTCTGCTGACCGAGATGAAGGAGGCCGGTTTCACCGAGGCTGAATTCGCCAAGCTCGGCCAGGCCGCCGCCAAATCGGATGGTCTCGTCGCTCTCGAAACCCGCGCCATGAACGCCGCCAAGGGCCTGTTCGAGGATGGCAGCGGCAAATACACCGTCAAGAAGGAGCGTGACCTCAACCTCGCCCGCGAGCTGCTGTTTTCAGCCGATTACGATCGGATGAAGGGCGAAATCATGAAGCCGGTCGACGAGTTCTTCGGGCTGGTCGAGGCCCGCACAAATGCGCGCCTCGATGCGACCGGCGCCACCGTCAGCCAGATCCAGTGGGTGTTCAACCTGCTGCTCGGCACGCTGGTCGCGCTGATGCTTGCGACCGGCGCCCTGATCGTCTCGCGCGTCATCCGGCCGCTCGCCGCGATCAAGACCAGCATCGACGGGCTCTCCAATGGTGAGCTCGAGACGCCGATCCCGCAGACCGGGCGGCATGACGAGGTCGGCGCCGTCGCCACCGCGCTGCTGCTGTTCCGGGACAAGCTGGTGCAAATCCGCGCCCTGGAGGCTCAGGAGCGGGCCGAGGCCGCAGCCCGCGCCGCCCGGGCCGAGGCGATGTCGCGCGTGGTCTCCGATGTCGGCGAGGTCGTCGCCGCCGCGGCCGATGGCGATTTCTCGGCCCGGCTGCAGATCGACGATGCCGACGAGCAGATGCAGAAGCTGGTCGCCGGCATCAACGAGATCAATGCCGTGGTCGACGGCGCCACCACCGAGTTCGTCGCCGTGCTGCAGCGTGTCGCCGATGGCGACCTGACGCAGGATATCGCCACCCAGTATCGCGGCCGCTTCGGCGAGTTGAAGAGCGCGGTGAACGAGACCGTCGAGCGCCTGTCCTCGACCGTGAAGACGATCCAGCTCACCTCCGCCGATGTCGGGCTCTCGGCCCGGGAGATCGCGACCGGCGCGGATGATCTGTCGAAGCGCACCGAGGAGCAGGCCTCCTCGCTGGAGGAGAGCGCCGCGACGACCGAGGAGCTCGCGGCCTCCGTCAAGGCGTCTGCCCAGGCCTCGCGCCAGGCGGCGACCACCGCCGAGGAGGCGATGCGCGCAGCCGAGGGCGGCGGCGAGATCGCCGGCAAGGCGGTCAGCGCCATGGCCCGGATCGAAGAGGCCTCGAAGAAGATCTCCGATATCACCCGCGTCATCGACGACATCGCCTTCCAGACCAACCTTCTCGCCCTCAACGCCGCTGTCGAGGCCGCCAGGGCGGGCGATGCCGGCAAGGGCTTCGCGGTCGTCGCCTCGGAGGTACGCACCCTGGCGCAGCGCTCGGGCGAAGCCGCCAAGGACATCTCGACGCTGATCTCCTCCTCGAACGTCGAGGTCGGCGAGGGCGTCAAGCTGGTCCGCCAGGCCGGTGACGCGCTGACGCAGATCCTGGCGGCGTCACAGAAAGTTGCCTCGACCATCGCCGACATCTCCTCGGCCGCGGCCGAGCAGGCCAACGGCATCGAGGAGATGAGCCAGACCGTCGCCCATATGGACGAGATGACCCAGCAGAACGCCGCACTCTCCGAGCAGAGCGCCGCCAGCGCCAATGCGCTCAACCAGCGCATCACGCAGCTCAATGACCTCGTCGCGGCCTTCAAGACCGGAGGCGACGCTGCCGCCACCGCGTCCATGTCTCACGCCGCACCGGCCCGCTCGGCCGCCGTGCGCAAGCCTGCGGCTGCCGAGCCGCAGCGCCTGCAGCAGCTCGCCGCGACCGCCTTCAGCCCGGCCCCGCGCAAGGTCGCCAATGCCGGCAAGCATGGCGACAGCGGCTGGGCCGAGTTCTGA
- a CDS encoding patatin-like phospholipase family protein, with translation MFAGLAYAGGGNRCYWQGGFYETVAPHIGLKPRRIVGASAGAGAMLYNALGVGPTVREMLRQACTGRTSEVDWAAFRRGGRLFPVAEMYRSMLASLFTPERLAVLKGQADFLIAISRPPRFWPLPVITTIGIGAYQLEKRLRRPVHPTVGRKLGFRPDLIRIADCADPEELVDALMASAAVPPFMPAGNIGARAALDGGLVDSAPAWALAEMEAAGEQTLVLLTRPFAEVPDIKNRTYARPSQTIPVSQFTIRNWEGIRFAYELGVRDGEDFLRAMERRKAG, from the coding sequence ATGTTCGCCGGCCTGGCTTACGCCGGCGGCGGCAATCGCTGCTACTGGCAGGGCGGCTTCTACGAGACCGTCGCGCCCCACATCGGCCTGAAGCCGCGCCGCATCGTCGGCGCCAGCGCCGGCGCCGGGGCGATGCTCTATAATGCGCTCGGCGTCGGCCCCACCGTGCGCGAGATGCTGCGCCAGGCCTGCACCGGCCGCACCTCCGAGGTCGACTGGGCCGCCTTCCGCCGTGGCGGACGGCTCTTCCCGGTCGCGGAGATGTACCGCAGCATGCTGGCGAGCCTGTTCACGCCCGAGCGGCTGGCAGTGCTGAAGGGCCAGGCCGATTTCCTGATCGCGATCTCGCGGCCGCCGCGCTTCTGGCCATTGCCCGTCATCACCACGATCGGGATCGGCGCCTACCAGCTCGAAAAGCGCCTGCGCCGCCCGGTCCACCCGACCGTCGGCCGCAAGCTCGGCTTCCGGCCCGACCTGATCCGCATCGCCGACTGCGCCGATCCCGAAGAGCTGGTCGATGCGCTGATGGCGAGCGCCGCCGTGCCGCCCTTCATGCCGGCGGGCAATATCGGCGCCCGTGCCGCGCTCGATGGCGGCCTCGTCGACAGCGCCCCGGCCTGGGCGCTCGCCGAGATGGAGGCGGCCGGCGAGCAGACGCTGGTGCTGCTGACCCGCCCCTTCGCCGAGGTGCCTGATATCAAGAACCGCACCTATGCCCGCCCCTCGCAGACCATTCCCGTCAGCCAGTTCACCATCCGCAACTGGGAAGGCATCCGCTTCGCCTACGAACTCGGCGTCAGGGATGGCGAGGACTTCCTGAGAGCGATGGAGCGGCGGAAGGCGGGTTGA
- a CDS encoding DUF4239 domain-containing protein, whose amino-acid sequence MELLLVLAFLALFSLSALAGMALRKLLHEHHLTSENMDSIRLVTGLMVTFAALILSLQLSTTRARFDVTSGNRSSYAARLANLDQCLRIFKTVADPTRLKLQQYTAAVIASTWPRETAPVVAGMPDTRRMAIRGEDRSLSQLINDIGADVDILPTTGLEHSATRCRAAYADVSSARWNVIEDANAPSGAFFVGILSFWLSLVFLSFGLQIPRRALSAAVLAIGVLSVSSIMFMIVDLSLPYQGVFHISSEAMREALADMMR is encoded by the coding sequence ATGGAACTCCTCCTGGTCCTCGCATTTCTCGCGCTGTTCAGCCTGAGCGCGCTGGCAGGCATGGCTTTGCGGAAACTCCTGCACGAACATCACCTGACCAGCGAGAACATGGATTCGATCAGGCTGGTGACTGGGCTGATGGTCACCTTCGCCGCACTCATCCTCAGCCTGCAATTATCGACGACCCGGGCACGTTTCGACGTCACCAGCGGCAATCGTTCCAGCTATGCCGCGCGCCTCGCCAATCTCGATCAGTGCCTGCGCATCTTCAAAACGGTCGCCGACCCGACCAGGCTGAAACTTCAACAGTACACGGCTGCAGTTATCGCCAGCACGTGGCCCCGTGAAACAGCACCTGTGGTCGCGGGTATGCCCGACACGCGCCGTATGGCGATACGCGGCGAGGATCGGAGTCTGTCGCAGCTGATCAATGACATCGGCGCAGATGTGGATATCCTGCCAACCACGGGCCTCGAACATTCAGCGACCCGCTGTCGGGCGGCCTATGCCGACGTCTCATCCGCAAGATGGAACGTGATCGAGGATGCCAACGCGCCATCCGGCGCCTTCTTTGTCGGCATCCTGAGCTTCTGGCTCAGCCTGGTCTTCCTGAGCTTCGGCCTGCAGATCCCGCGCCGAGCACTCAGCGCCGCCGTCCTGGCGATCGGGGTGCTCTCCGTCTCGAGCATCATGTTCATGATCGTCGACCTCAGCCTGCCCTATCAGGGGGTGTTCCATATCTCCAGTGAGGCGATGCGCGAGGCACTTGCGGACATGATGCGTTAG